In Streptomyces sp. NBC_00704, a genomic segment contains:
- a CDS encoding ABC transporter ATP-binding protein has translation MTKAITVSGLHKSFGRTHALDGLDLEVESGEVHGFLGPNGAGKSTAIRVLLGLLRADSGTRRVLGRDPWKDAVEAHRRIAYVPGDVTLWRNLSGGEVIDLYGRLRGGGLDAARRAELIDRFELDPTKKGRTYSKGNRQKVALVAAFASDVDLLILDEPTSGLDPLMEDVFQRCVREERDRGRTILLSSHILSEVEELCDRVSIIRKGRTVETGSLADLRHLTRTSVTAELAGAPDGLAHLPGVHSLEVRGSRVRLQVDSDQMDAVLRSLSTSGVRSLTSTPPTLEELFLRHYQDTAQ, from the coding sequence ATGACGAAGGCCATCACGGTGTCGGGACTGCACAAGTCCTTCGGCCGCACCCACGCGCTCGACGGGCTCGACCTGGAGGTCGAGTCCGGGGAGGTGCACGGCTTCCTCGGCCCCAACGGCGCCGGCAAGTCCACCGCCATCCGCGTCCTGCTTGGCCTGCTGCGCGCCGACTCCGGCACCAGGCGGGTCCTCGGCCGCGACCCTTGGAAGGACGCGGTCGAGGCGCACCGGCGCATCGCCTACGTGCCCGGCGACGTGACCCTGTGGCGCAACCTCTCCGGCGGCGAGGTCATCGACCTGTACGGACGGCTGCGCGGCGGCGGCCTGGACGCGGCCCGCCGCGCCGAGCTGATCGACCGCTTCGAACTGGACCCCACCAAGAAGGGCCGCACCTACTCGAAGGGCAACCGCCAGAAGGTGGCCCTGGTCGCCGCGTTCGCCTCGGACGTCGACCTTCTCATCCTGGACGAACCGACGTCCGGCCTGGACCCCCTGATGGAGGACGTCTTCCAGCGCTGCGTGAGGGAGGAACGCGACCGGGGCCGGACGATCCTGCTGTCCTCCCACATCCTCAGCGAGGTCGAGGAACTGTGCGACCGCGTCAGCATCATCCGCAAGGGCCGCACGGTCGAGACCGGCTCCCTGGCCGACCTGCGCCATCTGACCCGCACCAGCGTGACCGCCGAACTGGCCGGCGCCCCCGACGGGCTGGCGCACCTGCCGGGCGTGCACAGCCTGGAGGTGCGGGGCAGCCGGGTCCGTCTCCAGGTCGACTCCGACCAGATGGACGCCGTGCTGCGGTCGCTGAGCACGTCGGGCGTGCGGTCGCTCACGTCGACGCCTCCGACGCTGGAGGAACTGTTCCTGCGGCACTACCAGGACACGGCACAGTGA
- a CDS encoding DJ-1/PfpI family protein gives MRVAVVTFDGFNELDSFIASALINRCRKDGVEAFITTPTPVVTSMNGVEVTGQRPMEFVTEAEVVLIGSGVKAREVAADDRMLSRLPLDPSRQLIGAQCSGALVLARLGLLNGMPVCTDVKSRAFVEALGVTVLDAPFHTEGNIATAGGCLASPYLAAWVIQRTLGDEAARGVIDYVAPVGENQETVERAMQAVHAGRAAVH, from the coding sequence ATGCGGGTAGCAGTCGTCACCTTCGACGGGTTCAACGAACTCGACAGCTTCATCGCTTCCGCGCTGATCAACCGATGCCGTAAGGACGGTGTGGAAGCGTTCATCACGACACCGACGCCGGTGGTCACATCGATGAACGGCGTCGAGGTGACCGGGCAGCGCCCGATGGAGTTCGTCACCGAAGCCGAGGTCGTGTTGATCGGCAGTGGCGTGAAGGCGCGCGAGGTGGCGGCCGACGATCGGATGCTCTCCCGCTTGCCGCTCGACCCGTCACGCCAGCTGATCGGCGCCCAGTGCTCCGGCGCGCTGGTGCTCGCCCGGCTGGGGCTGCTGAACGGAATGCCGGTATGCACGGACGTGAAGAGCAGGGCCTTTGTCGAGGCCCTCGGCGTCACAGTGCTGGACGCTCCGTTCCATACCGAGGGAAACATCGCCACTGCGGGCGGCTGCCTTGCCTCCCCATACCTGGCCGCGTGGGTGATCCAGCGGACGCTCGGGGACGAGGCGGCGCGCGGTGTCATCGACTACGTGGCCCCGGTCGGCGAGAATCAGGAAACGGTGGAGCGGGCGATGCAGGCTGTCCACGCGGGCAGGGCCGCAGTGCACTGA
- a CDS encoding ABC transporter permease: MTVLAAPRLTQLTGAVPLLRFALRRDRLLIPVWVAVNTLMVLSMPTSLEGLYDTPAARAGLLRQMDANSSFRALIGPVFDDSLGALTAWRVGVFAAALAAVTSLLVVVRHTRDEEESGRQELIASAMVGRRASLTAALLAAAVANAALGLLVAAGLASRGAAGAAAFGLGLAGAGMLFATTAAIAAQLTQSARLARGLTAAALGAAFVLRAAGDSATTDGSSPLTWLSPLGWLENLRAFADERWWVLGLFAAAILAQGALAYGLAGRRDVGMSFLPTLPGSPTGRLGSAFALAWRLQRGGVLGWSVGFLLAGVVYGGLTEGAADLVGDNDKAREIIERMGGQSGLTDAFLASMIGMLGLIASLFVVASVLRLHGEETSGRAEPVLANAVGRLRWASGHLAIAFGGAALIMLLAGLGFAAGYGRQTLPLLGACLVQLPAVWAVGALTLVLYGWAPRLAPAGWGVAAAILLLGWIGPALDAPPTVLDVSPFAHLPKLPGDEMAWGPVLVLLLSALVLSAIGLAGLRRRDMTT, encoded by the coding sequence GTGACGGTCCTGGCCGCACCCCGGCTCACCCAACTCACCGGCGCCGTCCCGCTGCTGCGTTTCGCGCTCCGCCGTGACCGGCTGCTGATCCCGGTGTGGGTCGCCGTGAACACCCTGATGGTGCTGTCCATGCCCACCAGCCTCGAGGGCCTGTACGACACCCCGGCCGCCCGGGCCGGCCTGTTGCGGCAGATGGACGCCAACTCCTCCTTCCGCGCCCTGATCGGCCCCGTGTTCGACGACTCGCTCGGCGCACTGACTGCCTGGCGGGTCGGCGTGTTCGCAGCCGCCCTGGCCGCGGTGACGAGCCTGCTGGTCGTGGTCCGGCACACCCGCGACGAGGAGGAGAGCGGTCGCCAGGAGCTGATCGCCTCCGCGATGGTCGGGCGGCGCGCCTCCCTGACGGCGGCCCTGCTCGCGGCGGCCGTCGCCAACGCCGCCCTCGGTCTGCTGGTGGCGGCGGGCCTCGCCAGTCGAGGGGCGGCGGGCGCCGCCGCGTTCGGCCTCGGACTGGCCGGGGCGGGCATGCTGTTCGCGACGACGGCGGCGATCGCCGCCCAGCTCACGCAGAGCGCACGGCTGGCCCGCGGGCTGACGGCGGCGGCCCTCGGCGCGGCCTTCGTCCTGCGGGCGGCCGGCGACTCGGCCACGACCGACGGTTCGTCACCGCTGACCTGGCTCTCGCCGCTCGGCTGGCTGGAGAACCTGCGGGCGTTCGCGGACGAACGATGGTGGGTGCTGGGGCTCTTCGCGGCGGCGATCCTCGCACAGGGCGCGCTGGCCTACGGCCTGGCCGGCCGCCGGGACGTCGGCATGAGCTTCCTGCCGACCCTCCCCGGCTCCCCCACCGGGCGGCTCGGCAGCGCCTTCGCCCTGGCCTGGCGGCTCCAGCGGGGCGGGGTGCTGGGCTGGAGCGTCGGCTTCCTCCTCGCCGGCGTCGTCTACGGCGGCCTGACCGAGGGCGCCGCCGACCTGGTCGGCGACAACGACAAGGCCCGCGAGATCATCGAGCGGATGGGCGGGCAGTCCGGGCTGACGGACGCGTTCCTCGCCTCGATGATCGGCATGCTCGGGCTGATCGCGTCCCTCTTCGTCGTCGCGTCCGTGCTCCGACTGCACGGCGAGGAGACGTCCGGCCGCGCGGAACCCGTGCTGGCGAACGCGGTGGGACGGCTGCGCTGGGCGTCCGGGCACCTGGCGATCGCCTTCGGCGGCGCGGCCCTCATCATGCTCCTGGCCGGCCTCGGCTTCGCCGCGGGCTACGGCAGGCAGACCCTCCCGCTCCTGGGTGCCTGCCTGGTGCAGCTGCCCGCGGTGTGGGCGGTCGGCGCCCTGACGCTCGTCCTGTACGGATGGGCTCCGCGGCTGGCCCCGGCCGGCTGGGGCGTGGCCGCCGCGATCCTCCTTCTCGGCTGGATCGGTCCGGCCCTCGACGCACCGCCGACGGTCCTGGACGTCTCGCCCTTCGCCCACCTGCCGAAACTGCCCGGCGACGAGATGGCATGGGGGCCGGTGCTGGTCCTGCTGCTGTCGGCGCTCGTCCTGTCCGCCATCGGCCTGGCGGGACTGCGGCGGAGGGACATGACGACGTGA